From Lolium perenne isolate Kyuss_39 chromosome 5, Kyuss_2.0, whole genome shotgun sequence, a single genomic window includes:
- the LOC127301900 gene encoding serine carboxypeptidase 1 — MRKTHTLFFSLLLVCVSLTVDGSQEDQLTRFIQSKAKKSHTVRATSAIGPAENDPWADPSSFSHLPSKCPIPPAGTKEADKIMALPGQPPRVNFDEYSGYVTVSEVHFRELFYYFVEAPYEAASKPLILWLNGGPGCSSLGYGAFQELGPFRVNPDGKTLSRNKHAWNNLANVIFLESPAGVGFSYAANDTNNNDNVGDRRTAEDTFVFLLNWLERFPEYKGRDFYIAGESYGGHYVPQLATVIEFMNQLHGSTLINLRGIFVGNPYLDDYKNEKGELEFLWSHGVISDEGWAGILANCSFSPSDDWPCTVAALKPRKGHFDHYNIYAPLCLQEPLTGTFYSSSYLAGYDPCADHYVEAYMNNLVVQEAMHTRANTSWSSCSEDVGLEYNPGPVSVVPTISRLIKRGLSVWIFSGDMDSVCSISATRFSVHDLNLPITSPWRPWYTPDTEVGGYVQQYSGGFTFASVRGAGHTVPTFQPKRALVLLYSFLKGMLPPDDIPN; from the exons ATGAGGAAGACCCATACCTTGTTCTTCTCACTACTCCTGGTGTGCGTGTCACTCACAGTCGATGGCTCCCAGGAGGATCAGCTCACGAGGTTTATCcaatccaaggccaagaagagccACACTGTCAGGGCGACTAGCGCAATCGGGCCTGCGGAAAACGACCCATGGGCCGACCCCAGCAGCTTCAGCCACCTTCCCTCAAAGTGCCCGATCCCGCCGGCCGGCACAAAGGAAGCAGACAAGATCATGGCGCTGCCCGGACAGCCACCGCGCGTTAACTTCGACGAGTACTCCGGCTATGTCACGGTGAGCGAGGTGCACTTCCGCGAGCTCTTCTACTACTTCGTCGAGGCCCCCTACGAGGCCGCCTCCAAGCCGCTCATCCTATGGCTCAACGGCGGGCCTGGATGCTCGTCACTCGGCTACGGGGCATTTCAAGAGCTTGGGCCGTTCCGTGTGAACCCTGACGGGAAGACACTCAGCAGGAACAAGCACGCCTGGAACAACC TGGCTAACGTGATCTTTCTGGAGTCACCGGCGGGCGTGGGGTTCTCCTACGCAGCCAACGACACGAACAACAACGACAACGTTGGTGATAGGAGGACGGCTGAGGACACGTTCGTCTTCCTGCTCAACTGGCTAGAGAGGTTCCCCGAATACAAGGGCCGTGATTTCTACATCGCTGGCGAGAGCTACGGCGGTCACTACGTCCCGCAACTCGCCACTGTCATCGAATTCATGAACCAGCTCCATGGAAGCACCCTCATAAACCTTCGTGGCATCTTC GTTGGCAACCCGTACCTCGACGACTACAAGAACGAGAAGGGGGAACTGGAGTTTTTGTGGAGCCACGGGGTGATCTCCGACGAGGGGTGGGCCGGTATTCTCGCCAACTGCAGCTTCAGCCCGTCCGACGACTGGCCGTGCACCGTGGCGGCGCTAAAGCCCCGGAAGGGTCATTTCGACCATTACAACATATATGCCCCGCTATGCCTTCAGGAGCCGCTCACCGGCACTTTCTACTCCAGCAGCTAC CTTGCTGGCTACGACCCGTGCGCCGATCACTACGTCGAggcttacatgaacaatctcgttGTCCAAGAAGCTATGCACACCAGGGCCAACACGAGTTGGTCAAGTTGCAG TGAAGACGTGGGGTTGGAATATAACCCTGGGCCAGTTTCCGTGGTGCCAACCATCAGCAGGCTGATCAAACGCGGTCTAAGCGTATGGATCTTCAG CGGCGATATGGATTCCGTATGCTCGATCAGTGCGACCAGGTTCTCCGTTCACGATCTTAACTTACCCATCACTAGCCCATGGCGCCCATGGTACACACCAGACACCGAG GTTGGTGGCTATGTTCAGCAGTACAGTGGAGGCTTCACGTTTGCATCTGTTAGGGGAGCTGGTCATACGGTGCCCACTTTCCAGCCAAAGAGAGCGCTTGTTCTGCTCTACTCCTTCCTCAAGGGCATGCTCCCACCTGATGACATCCCAAATTAA